In Xanthomonas sp. SI, the following are encoded in one genomic region:
- a CDS encoding sigma-54 dependent transcriptional regulator has protein sequence MPCILIIDDNPAVATALEVLFSLHDIETVHADSPDAGLQRLAEGDIDLVLQDMNFTADTTSGEEGVALFDAIRARHPDLPVILLTAWTQLSSAVELVKAGAADYLAKPWDDRKLLTTVNNLLELSEARRELERRRDGERRHRQQLAQRYDLRGAVFADPASERAIALACQVARSELPVLITGPNGSGKEKIAEIVQANSPMRQGPFVALNCGAIPAELIEAELFGAEAGAYTGANKVREGKFEAADGGTLFLDEIGNLSLAGQMKLLRVLETGRFERLGSNRERQVKVRVISATNADLTTMIREGSFREDLYYRLNAVELSLPALADRPGDILPLAEHFLSGAKALSAGAAQALQRHAWPGNVRELRNVVQRAELLAGGRLIEAADLNLPKPAAQRPAPGAEPDRERIVAVLGRANGVIAQAAAELGMSRQALYRRMDRYGIPRE, from the coding sequence ATGCCCTGCATCCTGATCATCGACGACAACCCCGCCGTCGCCACCGCGCTGGAAGTGCTGTTCTCGCTGCACGACATCGAGACAGTGCATGCGGACAGCCCCGATGCCGGGCTGCAGCGACTGGCCGAGGGCGATATCGACCTGGTGCTGCAGGACATGAACTTCACCGCCGACACCACCTCGGGCGAGGAAGGCGTGGCGCTGTTCGATGCGATCCGCGCGCGCCACCCGGACCTGCCGGTGATCCTGCTCACCGCCTGGACCCAGCTCAGCAGCGCGGTGGAACTGGTCAAGGCCGGCGCCGCCGACTACCTGGCCAAACCCTGGGACGACCGCAAGCTGCTGACCACGGTCAACAACCTGCTGGAACTGTCCGAGGCGCGGCGCGAACTGGAACGGCGCCGCGACGGCGAACGCCGCCACCGCCAGCAGCTGGCGCAGCGCTACGACCTGCGCGGCGCGGTGTTCGCCGACCCGGCCAGCGAGCGCGCCATCGCCCTGGCCTGCCAGGTCGCGCGCTCGGAACTGCCGGTGCTGATCACCGGCCCCAACGGCAGCGGCAAGGAGAAGATCGCCGAAATCGTCCAGGCCAACTCGCCGATGCGGCAGGGCCCGTTCGTGGCGCTGAACTGCGGCGCGATTCCGGCCGAGCTGATCGAAGCCGAATTGTTCGGCGCCGAGGCCGGCGCCTACACCGGCGCCAACAAGGTCCGCGAAGGCAAGTTCGAGGCCGCCGACGGCGGCACCCTGTTCCTGGACGAGATCGGCAACCTGTCGCTGGCCGGGCAGATGAAGCTGCTGCGCGTGCTGGAAACCGGGCGCTTCGAACGGCTCGGCTCCAACCGCGAGCGCCAGGTCAAGGTGCGGGTGATCAGCGCCACCAATGCCGACCTGACCACGATGATCCGCGAAGGCAGCTTCCGCGAGGATCTGTACTACCGGCTCAATGCGGTGGAACTGTCGCTGCCGGCGCTGGCCGACCGCCCCGGCGACATCCTGCCGCTGGCCGAGCACTTCCTGTCCGGCGCCAAGGCGCTGTCGGCCGGCGCCGCGCAGGCGCTGCAGCGGCATGCCTGGCCCGGCAACGTGCGCGAGCTGCGCAACGTCGTCCAGCGCGCCGAACTGCTGGCCGGCGGCCGCCTGATCGAGGCCGCCGACCTCAACCTGCCCAAGCCTGCAGCGCAGCGTCCGGCGCCCGGCGCCGAACCGGACCGCGAGCGTATCGTCGCGGTGCTCGGGCGCGCCAACGGCGTCATCGCCCAGGCCGCGGCCGAATTGGGCATGAGCCGGCAGGCGCTGTACCGGCGCATGGACCGCTACGGAATCCCTCGCGAATGA
- a CDS encoding HAMP domain-containing sensor histidine kinase, whose product MKLRRSFTVGLFLRLLPVLALAAAMPWLLAYWMDRGWEVVTFSALSLLALMWLTLRRATAPMRSLFRALAGTVSSYRDGEYNFGVHWRGDDELGEMVAAHRHLGEILREQRQGLAQRELMLDTMVQNTPVAMLLTSNGGDGLRRVVFSNLAARKLLHGGWKLEGQRLDDLLLGMPPALREAVARGGDSLFTIDDDEDPEEEQVYHLSRRRFRLNGRPHELLLIRLLTAELRRQEVHTWKKVIRVISHELNNSLAPIASLAHSGAELVRRQKVERLEEVFGTIEERARHLEGFIRGYARFAKLPQPQLQTVHWAQFLAGLQQQIPFALELEAPDLHSRVDPAQLQQALLNLVKNAHESSPEGQAPADSVRIRVSTRPEWLRIEVLDRGSGMNEAVLHNALMPFYSTKRNGTGLGLALTREIVEAHGGRLSLQNRDEGGLCVAVQLPLASAS is encoded by the coding sequence ATGAAACTGCGCCGCTCGTTCACCGTCGGCCTGTTCCTGCGCCTGTTGCCGGTGCTGGCGCTGGCCGCGGCGATGCCTTGGCTGCTGGCGTACTGGATGGACCGCGGCTGGGAAGTGGTGACGTTCTCGGCGCTGTCGCTGCTGGCGCTGATGTGGTTGACCCTGCGCCGCGCCACCGCGCCGATGCGCTCGCTGTTCCGCGCCCTGGCCGGCACCGTCAGCAGCTACCGCGACGGCGAATACAACTTCGGCGTGCACTGGCGCGGCGACGACGAACTGGGCGAGATGGTCGCCGCGCACCGACACCTGGGCGAGATCCTGCGCGAGCAACGCCAGGGCCTGGCGCAGCGCGAACTGATGCTCGACACCATGGTGCAGAACACCCCGGTGGCGATGCTGCTGACCTCCAACGGCGGCGACGGCCTGCGCCGCGTGGTGTTCTCCAACCTGGCCGCGCGCAAGCTGCTGCATGGCGGCTGGAAACTGGAAGGCCAGCGCCTGGACGACCTGTTGCTGGGCATGCCGCCGGCGCTGCGCGAGGCCGTGGCGCGCGGCGGCGACAGCCTGTTCACCATCGACGACGACGAGGACCCGGAAGAGGAGCAGGTCTACCACCTGTCGCGGCGCCGCTTCCGCCTCAACGGCCGCCCGCACGAACTGCTGCTGATCCGCCTGCTCACCGCCGAACTGCGCCGCCAGGAAGTGCATACCTGGAAGAAGGTGATCCGGGTGATCAGCCACGAATTGAACAACTCGCTGGCGCCGATCGCCTCGCTGGCGCACTCCGGCGCCGAGCTGGTGCGGCGGCAGAAGGTGGAGCGGCTGGAGGAAGTGTTCGGCACCATCGAGGAGCGCGCGCGGCACCTGGAGGGCTTCATCCGCGGCTACGCGCGCTTCGCCAAGCTGCCGCAGCCGCAGTTGCAGACCGTGCACTGGGCGCAGTTCCTGGCCGGGCTGCAACAGCAGATCCCGTTCGCGCTGGAACTGGAAGCGCCCGACCTGCACAGCCGGGTCGATCCGGCGCAGCTGCAGCAGGCGCTGCTCAACCTGGTCAAGAACGCGCACGAATCCAGCCCCGAAGGCCAGGCACCAGCCGACAGCGTGCGTATCCGCGTCTCCACCCGCCCCGAATGGCTGCGCATCGAGGTGCTGGACCGCGGCAGCGGCATGAACGAAGCAGTGCTGCACAACGCGCTGATGCCGTTCTATTCGACCAAGCGCAACGGCACCGGCCTGGGCCTTGCGCTGACCCGCGAGATCGTCGAAGCGCACGGCGGCCGCCTGTCGCTGCAGAACCGCGACGAAGGCGGGCTGTGCGTGGCGGTGCAGTTGCCGCTGGCATCGGCGAGCTAG